Proteins co-encoded in one Chitinophagales bacterium genomic window:
- a CDS encoding RHS repeat-associated core domain-containing protein produces MYLNGGTCWSNATIDDLTYTYKPNSNQIKQITDNGTSGHKVRGFNDTNNTIDYYYDANGNMTYDPDKALNITYNHLNLPSKFQFPNNDRIEVLYDAAGSKLQQKVYDNNVLVSTKDYVGGVEYQDGTIEATYHAEGRVFFFTNDAQVFTHRHEYAIKDHLGNIRLWVSDLDNDGILETPSEILQEKHFYPFGMEMEGPWMQSGANNPYQYNGKELVSDFGLNLMDYGARWYDAAVVRWWSVDPLGEMMSNWSGYNYGFNNPIKMIDPTGMAPVAPQGTANMINTLWNDTKDGESKTVIYQDNEEESNEKSGQSQSDGNPHNVEPITSENADCISKISWGETQGLYPTKSMNPKAKEMYNPSEWDKEKTQELLEARAGIDFIGEERNSDVQKDKADLTHPLEKKLAAYHMTDNFPNVASEIKNNSNVKYFALRPSPTASHGGLDTKNNIEKVVKSYGPFYNTGGGDAAVGPIYINFYSATPKK; encoded by the coding sequence TTGTACCTCAATGGAGGCACTTGTTGGAGCAATGCCACCATAGACGACCTAACTTATACCTACAAACCCAACAGCAACCAAATCAAACAAATCACCGACAATGGCACATCAGGTCACAAAGTCCGTGGTTTCAACGACACCAACAATACCATTGACTACTACTACGATGCCAATGGCAACATGACCTACGACCCCGACAAAGCCCTCAACATCACCTACAACCATCTCAACCTCCCCTCAAAATTCCAATTCCCCAACAACGACCGCATCGAAGTTCTCTACGATGCCGCAGGTAGCAAACTCCAACAAAAAGTCTATGACAACAATGTGTTGGTAAGCACTAAAGACTATGTCGGCGGCGTTGAATACCAAGATGGAACAATAGAAGCGACTTATCACGCAGAAGGACGAGTGTTTTTCTTCACAAACGATGCACAAGTATTTACCCACCGCCACGAATACGCCATCAAAGACCACTTGGGCAACATCCGCCTATGGGTCAGTGACTTGGACAATGATGGCATCTTGGAAACACCCTCCGAAATCCTACAAGAGAAACATTTTTATCCTTTTGGAATGGAAATGGAAGGACCTTGGATGCAGAGTGGGGCAAACAATCCCTATCAATACAATGGGAAGGAATTGGTTTCGGATTTTGGGCTGAATTTGATGGATTATGGGGCGAGGTGGTATGATGCGGCGGTGGTGAGGTGGTGGAGTGTGGATCCTTTGGGGGAAATGATGAGCAATTGGAGTGGGTATAATTATGGTTTTAATAATCCTATCAAAATGATAGATCCAACAGGAATGGCACCAGTAGCACCACAGGGTACAGCAAATATGATTAATACACTTTGGAATGATACTAAAGACGGAGAGAGTAAAACTGTTATCTATCAAGATAATGAAGAAGAAAGTAATGAAAAGTCTGGACAGTCACAATCTGACGGAAATCCACACAATGTAGAGCCTATTACAAGCGAAAATGCAGATTGTATAAGTAAAATTTCTTGGGGTGAAACACAAGGGTTATACCCAACTAAAAGTATGAACCCTAAAGCTAAGGAAATGTATAATCCCTCAGAATGGGACAAAGAAAAGACACAAGAGCTTCTTGAAGCAAGAGCTGGAATTGATTTTATAGGAGAAGAAAGAAATTCAGATGTTCAAAAGGATAAAGCTGACCTTACTCACCCTCTTGAAAAAAAGCTTGCTGCATATCATATGACAGATAATTTTCCAAATGTTGCTTCTGAAATAAAAAATAATTCTAATGTTAAATACTTTGCCCTTCGTCCTTCTCCTACTGCATCACATGGAGGCCTTGATACTAAAAATAATATTGAAAAAGTGGTGAAATCTTATGGACCATTTTATAATACAGGTGGAGGTGATGCTGCCGTAGGACCAATCTACATTAATTTTTATAGTGCTACTCCTAAAAAATAA